A stretch of Nonomuraea africana DNA encodes these proteins:
- a CDS encoding LacI family DNA-binding transcriptional regulator, with the protein MARIKDVAARAGVSVATVSRVLNDNPSVTEETRDRVYAAMKELRYVPNAVARSLRTEATRTIGLIIGDILNPFFTELARGVEDEARQAGYTVVIGNADERAEEQDHYVRTLVEQRVDGLLICPTAEVTPLVEELVRTGRPLVFLDRTISGLDVPSVRADGATAIAALVAHLKSRGHRRIAFASGPATLSTGRERTEAFAAAMNEAGLDLRTEYLATGDFREGSGRAITARLLDLPEPPEVIFFGDNLMTLGGLDEIRARGLRIPDDVAVASFDDVTWFVHVDPPITAIAQPTAEMGRTAVRLLLQGVAGRSGESVVLPAELVVRRSCERKGA; encoded by the coding sequence ATGGCACGCATCAAGGACGTCGCGGCACGCGCGGGCGTCTCCGTCGCCACGGTCTCCCGCGTGCTGAACGACAACCCGTCGGTCACGGAGGAGACCCGCGACCGCGTCTACGCGGCCATGAAGGAGCTCCGCTACGTCCCGAACGCCGTCGCGCGCTCCCTGCGCACCGAGGCCACCCGGACGATCGGCCTGATCATCGGCGACATCCTCAACCCCTTCTTCACCGAACTGGCGAGGGGCGTCGAGGACGAGGCCAGGCAGGCCGGTTACACCGTCGTCATCGGCAACGCCGACGAGCGGGCGGAGGAGCAGGACCACTACGTGCGCACCCTGGTGGAGCAGCGCGTCGACGGGCTGCTGATCTGCCCCACCGCCGAGGTCACCCCGCTGGTGGAGGAGCTGGTCCGCACCGGCAGGCCGCTCGTCTTCCTCGACCGCACGATCAGCGGCCTCGACGTGCCGTCCGTGCGCGCGGACGGGGCCACGGCCATCGCCGCGCTGGTCGCGCACCTGAAGTCCAGAGGGCACCGCAGGATCGCCTTCGCCTCGGGGCCGGCCACGCTGTCGACGGGCCGCGAGCGGACCGAGGCCTTCGCCGCGGCGATGAACGAGGCGGGTCTCGACCTCAGGACCGAGTACTTGGCGACGGGCGACTTCCGCGAAGGCAGCGGCCGGGCCATCACGGCGCGCCTCCTGGATCTGCCGGAGCCGCCTGAGGTGATCTTCTTCGGGGACAACCTGATGACACTCGGCGGGCTGGACGAGATCAGGGCCAGGGGGCTGCGCATTCCCGACGACGTGGCGGTCGCCTCGTTCGACGACGTGACGTGGTTCGTCCACGTCGATCCACCGATCACCGCGATCGCCCAGCCCACCGCCGAGATGGGGCGCACGGCCGTACGGCTGCTGCTGCAGGGCGTCGCGGGACGCAGCGGGGAGTCGGTGGTGCTCCCCGCCGAGCTGGTCGTCCGCAGGTCCTGCGAGAGGAAGGGTGCATGA
- a CDS encoding sugar ABC transporter ATP-binding protein: MSQEILRVEGLRKRFPGVLALDGVDLSLRTGEVHVLLGENGAGKSTLIKMLSGAYHPDEGRVLLDGRPVEIRTAGDAQRLGIATIYQEFNLVPELTVGENLALGRPPRRFGFVDVKAMHRQARELLDRVGLDIDPRRKLGTLGIARMQMVEIAKALALEARVLIMDEPTAVLTTGEVDRLFSIVRQLRDQGVAIVFITHHLEEIAQVGDRVTVLRDGRSVAEVPADTPEDELVRLMVGRPIDQQYPRESERPGRALLKVSGLGRRGHFDEVSFEVRAGEVVGLAGLVGAGRTEVARAIFGADHYDEGEVTVDGRPLPAGDIHAAMAMGLGLVPEDRKGQGLVLGADVAENLGLVTLGRATRAGFVDRQGQRKVAAEVAGRLGVRMSGLGQEVRTLSGGNQQKIVIGKWLLADVSVLILDEPTRGIDVGAKVEIYQLINTLTASGHAVLMISSDLPEVIGMSDRVLVMARGRLVGELPADEATQDAVMALAVTEVEGSRVQ, from the coding sequence ATGAGCCAGGAGATCCTCAGGGTCGAGGGCCTGCGCAAGCGCTTCCCCGGCGTCCTCGCACTGGACGGGGTGGACCTCTCCCTGCGCACCGGCGAGGTGCACGTGCTGCTCGGCGAGAACGGCGCGGGCAAGAGCACTCTGATCAAGATGCTCTCCGGCGCCTACCACCCCGACGAGGGCCGCGTCCTGCTCGACGGCCGCCCCGTGGAGATCCGTACGGCAGGCGACGCCCAGCGCCTCGGCATCGCCACCATCTACCAGGAGTTCAACCTGGTCCCCGAGCTGACCGTGGGGGAGAACCTCGCCCTCGGCCGCCCGCCGCGCAGGTTCGGCTTCGTCGACGTCAAGGCCATGCACCGCCAGGCCCGCGAGCTGCTCGACCGGGTCGGCCTCGACATCGACCCGCGCAGGAAGCTCGGCACGCTCGGCATCGCGCGCATGCAGATGGTCGAGATCGCCAAGGCGCTGGCGCTGGAGGCCCGCGTGCTGATCATGGACGAGCCCACCGCGGTGCTGACCACCGGCGAGGTGGACAGGCTCTTCTCCATCGTCAGGCAGCTTCGCGACCAGGGCGTGGCGATCGTCTTCATCACCCACCACCTCGAGGAGATCGCCCAGGTCGGCGACAGGGTGACCGTACTGCGTGACGGGCGCTCGGTGGCCGAGGTGCCGGCGGACACGCCCGAGGACGAGCTCGTCAGGCTCATGGTCGGCCGTCCCATCGACCAGCAGTACCCCCGCGAGTCCGAGCGGCCGGGCCGGGCGCTGCTGAAGGTGAGCGGGCTGGGCAGGCGCGGCCACTTCGACGAGGTCTCCTTCGAGGTGCGCGCCGGCGAGGTCGTCGGCCTCGCGGGGCTGGTGGGCGCGGGCCGTACCGAGGTGGCCAGGGCGATCTTCGGCGCCGATCACTACGACGAGGGCGAGGTCACGGTGGACGGCAGGCCGCTGCCCGCCGGAGACATCCACGCGGCGATGGCCATGGGCCTCGGCTTGGTCCCCGAGGACCGCAAGGGGCAGGGGCTGGTGCTCGGCGCGGACGTCGCGGAGAACCTCGGCCTGGTGACGCTCGGCAGGGCGACCCGCGCCGGATTCGTGGACCGTCAGGGCCAGCGCAAGGTGGCCGCCGAGGTCGCGGGCCGGCTCGGAGTCCGGATGAGCGGGCTCGGCCAGGAGGTCCGCACGCTCTCCGGAGGAAACCAGCAGAAGATCGTCATCGGCAAGTGGCTGCTGGCCGACGTCAGCGTGCTCATCCTCGACGAACCGACCCGCGGCATCGACGTCGGCGCCAAGGTCGAGATCTACCAACTGATCAACACACTGACCGCCTCGGGTCACGCCGTCCTCATGATCTCCAGTGATCTCCCCGAGGTGATCGGCATGAGCGACAGGGTGCTCGTCATGGCCAGAGGCAGGCTCGTCGGCGAACTCCCCGCGGACGAGGCGACACAGGACGCGGTGATGGCGCTGGCCGTCACCGAGGTGGAGGGTAGTCGTGTCCAGTAG
- a CDS encoding ABC transporter permease: MSSRTKVLLSENGALVALVVLAVALSLLSSDFLSVSNLLNVGVQAAVTAILAFGATFVIITAGIDLSVGSVAALSAITLAYLSTTSGLPWPLATVIALAVGVVCGLANAALIAYGKLPPFIATLAMLGIARGLALVVSQGSPIAMPDAVSHVGDTIGGYLPIPVIVMVVMGLIAAVILNRTYPGRAMYAIGGNEEAARLSGIKVNRQKLVTYALSGGFAAVAGIVLASRLASAQPQAAAGYELDAIAAVVIGGASLSGGKGRAFGTFVGALILAVLRNGLNLLSVSAFWQQVVIGVVIALAVLVDTLRRRSSN; encoded by the coding sequence GTGTCCAGTAGAACGAAGGTCTTGCTCTCGGAGAACGGCGCGCTCGTCGCGCTCGTGGTCCTGGCCGTCGCGCTGTCGCTGCTGTCCAGCGACTTCCTGAGCGTGAGCAACCTGCTCAACGTCGGTGTGCAGGCGGCCGTCACCGCGATCCTCGCCTTCGGCGCCACGTTCGTCATCATCACCGCGGGCATCGACCTGTCCGTCGGCTCCGTGGCCGCGCTGTCGGCGATCACGCTGGCGTACCTCTCCACGACCTCGGGCCTGCCGTGGCCGCTGGCCACGGTGATCGCGCTGGCCGTCGGCGTGGTGTGCGGGCTGGCCAACGCCGCACTCATCGCGTACGGCAAGCTGCCCCCGTTCATCGCCACCCTGGCCATGCTCGGCATCGCCCGTGGCCTGGCGCTGGTCGTCTCCCAGGGCAGCCCGATCGCCATGCCCGACGCGGTCTCCCACGTGGGCGACACCATCGGCGGCTACCTGCCGATTCCGGTGATCGTCATGGTCGTCATGGGCCTCATCGCCGCCGTCATCCTCAACCGCACCTATCCCGGCCGCGCCATGTACGCGATCGGCGGCAACGAGGAGGCGGCCAGGCTCTCCGGCATCAAGGTCAACAGGCAGAAGCTCGTCACCTACGCCCTGTCGGGCGGCTTCGCGGCCGTCGCGGGCATCGTGCTGGCCAGCCGCCTCGCCTCCGCCCAGCCGCAGGCCGCCGCCGGCTACGAGCTGGACGCCATCGCCGCCGTCGTCATCGGAGGCGCCAGCCTGTCCGGCGGCAAGGGCCGCGCCTTCGGCACTTTCGTCGGCGCCCTCATCCTCGCCGTTCTGCGCAACGGCCTGAATCTCCTGTCCGTCTCCGCCTTCTGGCAGCAGGTGGTGATCGGCGTCGTGATCGCGCTCGCGGTCCTCGTCGACACCCTGCGTCGCAGGTCAAGCAATTAA
- a CDS encoding D-ribose ABC transporter substrate-binding protein: MKLRIIAAGAALALGLTACGSADTTGTSPTGGSGDIKIGMSVSTLNNPYFVQLRSGAEEEAKKLGVSLTVTDAQNDASQQVNQVQNFTSQNMKAIVINPVDSDAAAPAVKAAERSNIPVIAADRGVNGAQVKQTVASDNVQGGKLAAQELAKQMGEKGKVVVLQGVAGTSASRDRGQGFTEGIKAYPGIQVVAAQPADFDRTKGLDVMSNLLQSHPDITGVFAENDEMALGAIKALGAKAGSAVKVVGFDGTPDGLKAVQDGTLAATVAQQPKVLGQQAIASAVKAAKGESIQQTVAVPVKVATKDNVSEFAG; encoded by the coding sequence ATGAAGCTGAGGATCATCGCGGCCGGCGCCGCGCTCGCGCTCGGCCTGACCGCCTGCGGTTCGGCCGACACCACGGGGACGTCCCCCACGGGCGGCTCCGGCGATATCAAGATCGGCATGTCGGTCTCCACGCTCAACAACCCCTACTTCGTCCAGCTGCGCTCGGGCGCGGAGGAGGAGGCCAAGAAGCTCGGCGTCTCGCTGACCGTCACCGACGCCCAGAACGACGCCTCCCAGCAGGTGAACCAGGTCCAGAACTTCACCAGCCAGAACATGAAGGCGATCGTCATCAACCCGGTCGACTCCGACGCGGCCGCGCCGGCCGTCAAGGCGGCCGAGCGGAGCAACATCCCGGTGATCGCCGCCGACCGCGGCGTCAACGGCGCCCAGGTCAAGCAGACCGTCGCCTCCGACAACGTCCAGGGCGGCAAGCTGGCCGCGCAGGAACTGGCCAAGCAGATGGGTGAGAAGGGCAAGGTCGTGGTGCTCCAGGGCGTCGCGGGCACCTCCGCCTCGCGCGACCGCGGACAGGGCTTCACCGAGGGCATCAAGGCCTACCCGGGCATCCAGGTCGTCGCCGCGCAGCCCGCGGACTTCGACCGCACCAAGGGCCTCGACGTCATGAGCAACCTCCTGCAGTCCCACCCCGACATCACCGGTGTCTTCGCCGAGAACGACGAGATGGCGCTCGGCGCGATCAAGGCGCTCGGCGCCAAGGCGGGCTCGGCGGTGAAGGTCGTCGGCTTCGACGGCACGCCCGACGGCCTGAAGGCCGTCCAGGACGGCACGCTGGCCGCGACCGTCGCCCAGCAGCCCAAGGTCCTCGGTCAGCAGGCCATCGCCAGCGCGGTGAAGGCCGCCAAGGGCGAGAGCATTCAGCAGACCGTGGCCGTGCCGGTGAAGGTCGCGACCAAGGACAACGTCTCCGAGTTCGCGGGCTGA
- a CDS encoding ribokinase — MDVVVVGSVNADLVVKVERRPAPGETVMGSDLDTFPGGKGANQAVAAARLGADVALLARTGTDQYGTRLVAGLAAEGVSVEHVVESEGASGVALITVDADGDNSIIVSPGANARLTPADVAAAADLLGGAAVVSLMLEIPLETVTAAARAARRAVLNASPPRPLPRELLALADPLVVNEHEAAFLLGSEGDPAGMARALLALGPRSVVITLGAEGAVVAESSDAARPVHVDGSPDRVSSGDLPDHASLGPRGASSDSASSDLASGARGPSGRADGVVVTVVPSPVVDAVDTTGAGDAFTGALAWRLALGDTLPEAAALAVKVGAAAVRREGAQSSYPRMEEL; from the coding sequence ATGGACGTGGTCGTCGTGGGGTCGGTCAACGCCGACCTCGTGGTCAAGGTCGAGCGCAGGCCGGCGCCCGGCGAGACCGTGATGGGCTCCGACCTCGACACCTTTCCCGGCGGCAAGGGCGCGAACCAGGCCGTCGCCGCCGCCAGGCTCGGCGCGGACGTGGCCCTGCTCGCCAGGACCGGCACCGACCAGTACGGCACGCGCCTGGTGGCGGGACTCGCCGCCGAGGGCGTGTCCGTGGAGCACGTGGTGGAGAGCGAGGGGGCCAGCGGCGTCGCGCTCATCACCGTCGACGCCGACGGCGACAACAGCATCATCGTCTCGCCGGGCGCCAACGCGCGCCTCACCCCCGCCGACGTGGCCGCCGCCGCCGACCTGCTGGGCGGGGCCGCGGTGGTCTCGCTGATGCTGGAGATCCCGCTCGAGACCGTCACGGCGGCGGCCCGCGCCGCCCGGCGCGCGGTGCTGAACGCCTCACCGCCTCGGCCGTTGCCCAGGGAACTGCTGGCTTTGGCCGACCCGCTGGTGGTCAACGAGCACGAGGCGGCGTTCCTGCTGGGCTCGGAGGGAGATCCGGCGGGGATGGCCCGCGCCCTGCTCGCCCTCGGACCGAGGTCCGTGGTGATCACGCTGGGGGCGGAGGGCGCGGTGGTGGCGGAGTCCTCGGACGCCGCGCGCCCGGTTCACGTGGACGGTTCGCCGGATCGGGTTTCCTCGGGCGACCTGCCGGACCACGCTTCTTTGGGTCCGAGGGGCGCTTCCTCGGATTCCGCCTCGTCGGATCTCGCGAGTGGCGCGCGTGGTCCTTCGGGGCGGGCTGACGGGGTTGTCGTCACGGTGGTGCCGAGCCCCGTCGTGGACGCCGTGGACACCACGGGCGCGGGCGACGCCTTCACCGGCGCGCTGGCCTGGCGGCTGGCCCTCGGCGACACCCTGCCCGAGGCGGCGGCCCTCGCGGTGAAGGTCGGCGCGGCCGCCGTCCGCCGGGAGGGCGCGCAGAGCTCGTATCCGCGCATGGAGGAGCTGTGA
- the rbsD gene encoding D-ribose pyranase, with product MKRSGILNAALAGQLARLGHTDQVLVCDSGMPIPPGVDVVDLAFVPGVPSFADVLDGLLNELVVEGAVAAGEVAEANPACAVLLEERLPGLEHVPHEELKRLSREVKLAVRTGEARPYANVILRCGVYF from the coding sequence GTGAAGCGCTCAGGGATACTCAACGCGGCGCTGGCCGGGCAGCTGGCCAGGCTAGGTCACACCGACCAGGTGCTGGTCTGCGACAGCGGGATGCCGATCCCGCCCGGTGTCGACGTGGTCGACCTGGCCTTCGTGCCCGGCGTGCCGTCCTTCGCCGACGTGCTGGACGGCCTGCTGAACGAACTCGTCGTGGAGGGAGCGGTGGCGGCGGGCGAGGTCGCGGAGGCCAACCCCGCATGCGCCGTCCTGCTGGAGGAACGGCTGCCGGGCCTGGAACACGTCCCGCACGAGGAGCTGAAGCGCCTGTCGCGAGAGGTCAAGCTGGCCGTACGGACGGGAGAGGCCCGCCCCTACGCCAACGTGATCCTGCGCTGCGGCGTCTACTTCTAA
- a CDS encoding SPFH domain-containing protein, with protein MRITVVIIAALLALPVLIGAVGGWESTSGGEVAVVRDGGPLDDNKVRQVIQPGSGLTWTGWWSAVHTYPAQQRFYTITADARRATALGVDVVTVPSSDGVNLGIEGTLYFTLTLDPATLKTFDDKYGTRTYKGDLYAWEGDAGWSAFFGQAVRPVIDNALRIQIGGMRCAELVPSCALLGSSTLRAQDSNATIAKVQDGVNRTLARDLPATLGGEYLTGLRFTLARVTLPAPVQQAVDRSLAANAAVSEAQAKVAQAKAEAEANRARQDGYDKCPACAEIEKLRSLPQGITVYAPGNPQAVVIPSR; from the coding sequence GTGAGAATCACCGTGGTCATCATCGCCGCCCTGCTCGCGCTGCCCGTCCTGATCGGCGCGGTCGGCGGGTGGGAGAGCACGAGTGGCGGCGAGGTCGCCGTCGTGCGCGACGGCGGCCCGCTGGACGACAACAAGGTGCGCCAGGTCATCCAGCCAGGATCGGGCCTGACCTGGACCGGCTGGTGGTCGGCCGTCCACACCTACCCCGCCCAGCAGCGCTTCTACACCATCACCGCCGACGCCAGGCGCGCCACCGCCCTCGGTGTGGACGTCGTGACGGTGCCCAGCAGCGACGGGGTGAACCTGGGCATCGAGGGCACGCTGTACTTCACCCTCACTCTCGACCCCGCGACGCTGAAGACCTTCGACGACAAATACGGCACCCGCACTTACAAGGGCGATCTGTACGCGTGGGAGGGCGACGCGGGCTGGTCCGCCTTCTTCGGCCAGGCCGTACGGCCGGTCATCGACAACGCGCTGCGCATCCAGATCGGGGGCATGCGCTGCGCGGAGCTGGTGCCGTCCTGCGCGCTGCTGGGCAGTTCCACGCTTCGGGCGCAGGACAGCAACGCGACCATCGCCAAGGTGCAGGACGGCGTCAACCGGACGCTGGCCCGCGACCTGCCCGCCACGCTCGGCGGCGAGTACCTGACAGGGCTGCGGTTCACGCTGGCCAGGGTGACGCTGCCGGCGCCGGTGCAGCAGGCGGTGGACCGCTCGCTGGCGGCCAACGCGGCGGTCTCGGAGGCGCAGGCGAAGGTGGCCCAGGCGAAGGCGGAGGCGGAGGCGAACAGGGCGCGGCAGGACGGATACGACAAGTGCCCCGCCTGCGCGGAGATCGAGAAACTGAGGTCGCTTCCACAGGGCATCACGGTCTACGCGCCGGGCAACCCGCAGGCGGTGGTGATCCCATCCCGTTAG
- a CDS encoding MFS transporter has translation MHQTRRVILASLIGTSLEWYDFFLYSTAASLVFGKLFFPTFDPLSATLLALVTNAVAFVARPLGGIVFGHFGDRVGRKTVLVVTLLVMGVSTFLIGLLPGYDAIGVAAPILLGVLRFVQGLGLGGEWGGAVIMSIEHGDPRRRGFNASWPQVGVPAGFIMATALLGILNASLSEAAFLSWGWRVPFLLSGVLVLVGLWVRVKITESPLFAEIEQKGAKARMPLIEVLRTHPRALLSAFTARIGVDVAFYTFTIYILLYVTTVLKLERSVGLNAVLIGSACQLLLIPLFGALSDRYGRRTVYLAGVVGAAVWVFFFFPLLDTKSFPLIVVAAVVALVTHAAMYGPQASFIAELFSTRLRYSGASMGYQVAGIVGGAIAPIIALQLHSAYGTTTAVSIYVVVALAITAFGLAIAPKNAEAEAQAVQAMR, from the coding sequence ATGCACCAGACGCGGCGGGTGATCCTCGCCAGCCTGATCGGCACGTCGCTGGAGTGGTACGACTTCTTCCTCTACAGCACGGCGGCGTCGCTGGTGTTCGGCAAGCTGTTCTTCCCGACCTTCGACCCGCTCAGCGCCACCCTGCTCGCCCTGGTCACCAACGCCGTCGCCTTCGTCGCCCGCCCGCTCGGCGGCATCGTGTTCGGCCACTTCGGCGACCGGGTCGGCCGCAAGACCGTCCTGGTGGTGACGCTGCTCGTCATGGGCGTCTCGACGTTCCTCATCGGCCTGCTGCCCGGTTACGACGCCATCGGCGTGGCCGCGCCGATCCTGCTGGGTGTGCTCAGGTTCGTCCAGGGCCTCGGCCTGGGCGGCGAGTGGGGCGGCGCAGTGATCATGTCGATCGAGCACGGCGACCCGCGGCGGCGCGGCTTCAACGCCAGCTGGCCGCAGGTGGGCGTCCCCGCGGGCTTCATCATGGCCACCGCGCTGCTCGGCATCCTGAACGCCTCCCTGTCCGAGGCCGCGTTCCTGTCGTGGGGCTGGCGGGTGCCGTTCCTTCTGTCAGGGGTGCTGGTCCTGGTCGGCCTCTGGGTCCGGGTGAAGATCACCGAGTCGCCGCTGTTCGCCGAGATCGAGCAGAAGGGCGCCAAGGCCCGGATGCCGCTGATCGAGGTGCTGCGCACGCACCCCCGCGCGCTGCTGTCGGCCTTCACCGCCCGCATCGGCGTGGACGTGGCCTTCTACACCTTCACGATCTACATCCTGCTCTACGTCACCACCGTGCTGAAGCTGGAGCGCTCGGTCGGGCTCAACGCGGTGCTCATCGGCTCGGCCTGCCAGCTGCTGCTGATCCCGCTGTTCGGTGCTCTTTCCGACAGGTACGGCAGGCGCACGGTCTACCTGGCCGGCGTGGTCGGCGCCGCAGTCTGGGTGTTCTTCTTCTTCCCGCTGCTCGACACGAAGTCCTTCCCGCTCATCGTGGTGGCCGCCGTGGTCGCCCTGGTGACCCACGCGGCGATGTACGGCCCGCAGGCCTCCTTCATCGCCGAGCTGTTCAGCACCCGCCTGCGCTACAGCGGCGCGTCCATGGGCTACCAGGTGGCGGGCATCGTCGGCGGCGCGATCGCCCCGATCATCGCCCTGCAGCTCCACTCCGCCTACGGCACGACCACCGCCGTGTCCATCTACGTGGTGGTCGCGCTGGCGATCACCGCTTTCGGCCTCGCCATCGCGCCCAAGAACGCGGAGGCGGAGGCCCAGGCCGTCCAGGCCATGAGGTAG
- a CDS encoding GntR family transcriptional regulator: MAALEHDRSRLGRSSTAERVADILREHIIEGLFAPGQRLSEEAIGSALGVSRNTLREAFRLLGHERLLDHKLNRGVFVRVLSAADVADLYQMRRVLEGAAVRRCAKATPEALRAIRETVEEAERSASDDRWQDVGTANSRFHQALVALNESPRLDEVMRQLLAELRLVFHVMSNPRALHEPFVERNRLLLGLMEARRAADAAAYLEIYLDDAERLLLQAYEPIG; the protein is encoded by the coding sequence GTGGCAGCGCTGGAGCACGACAGGTCCCGCCTGGGGCGTAGCAGTACGGCCGAGCGGGTGGCCGACATCCTGCGCGAGCACATCATCGAGGGGCTGTTCGCGCCCGGGCAGCGGCTGTCGGAGGAGGCGATCGGCAGCGCGCTCGGCGTCTCGCGCAACACCCTCCGCGAGGCCTTCCGGCTGCTGGGACACGAGCGCCTGCTCGACCACAAGCTGAACCGCGGGGTGTTCGTCCGCGTGCTGTCGGCCGCCGACGTCGCCGACCTCTACCAGATGCGCAGGGTCCTGGAGGGCGCCGCCGTACGGCGTTGCGCCAAGGCCACGCCCGAGGCGCTGCGGGCGATCAGGGAGACGGTGGAGGAGGCCGAGCGTTCGGCCTCGGACGACCGATGGCAGGACGTCGGCACCGCCAACAGCCGCTTCCACCAGGCGCTCGTGGCACTCAACGAAAGCCCGCGCCTGGACGAGGTGATGCGGCAACTGCTGGCGGAGTTGCGGCTGGTCTTCCACGTGATGAGCAATCCGCGGGCGCTGCACGAGCCGTTCGTCGAGCGCAACCGGCTGCTGCTGGGGCTGATGGAGGCGAGGCGGGCGGCGGACGCGGCGGCGTACCTGGAGATCTACCTGGACGACGCCGAACGACTCCTCCTCCAGGCCTACGAACCCATCGGCTGA
- a CDS encoding WD40 repeat domain-containing protein, whose translation MKIRILAAITVALAMLGLPGPAQADPDHGAIRYASAKGCVKKDGSTVPCGTWRLVTHDGKVSLLKDAQLRAVGADGKEVDYAVAPLAVSGDGQKVAYFRKDGRLAVRTMHGSVKLLQKDALPARTNQYEVVLQLSDDGARLAVIASRVQLFDTATGNRLGVLPKHQSFIGFSGDGQKVLTSTDGDESVLEMHVFDLAGRRLLDGTPPQLVASNGPYALNSDGKTLAVLVAGKKVALYDLSSDQMVGDHRIKLPKEGTVHKIDWTGDSQVTLHVSQYPEGKPTRMTVMQHDVTSGATRVRDSYSMLKDTFVFAACGG comes from the coding sequence ATGAAGATCAGAATCCTGGCGGCGATCACCGTCGCGCTGGCGATGCTCGGGCTGCCGGGCCCGGCGCAGGCCGACCCTGACCACGGCGCGATCCGCTACGCCTCGGCGAAGGGCTGCGTGAAGAAGGACGGCAGCACCGTCCCCTGCGGCACCTGGCGGCTGGTCACCCACGACGGGAAGGTCAGCCTGCTCAAGGACGCCCAGCTGCGCGCGGTCGGCGCGGACGGCAAGGAGGTCGACTACGCCGTCGCGCCGCTGGCCGTCTCGGGGGACGGCCAGAAGGTCGCCTACTTCAGGAAGGACGGCAGGCTGGCCGTCCGCACCATGCATGGGAGCGTCAAGCTGCTGCAGAAGGACGCGCTGCCGGCCAGGACCAACCAGTACGAGGTGGTCCTCCAGCTCTCCGACGACGGCGCGCGGCTCGCGGTCATCGCCTCCAGGGTGCAGCTGTTCGACACCGCGACGGGGAACAGGCTCGGGGTGCTGCCCAAGCACCAGTCCTTCATCGGCTTCAGCGGCGATGGTCAGAAGGTGCTGACCAGCACCGACGGTGACGAGTCTGTGCTGGAGATGCACGTCTTCGACCTGGCGGGCAGGCGGCTGCTGGACGGCACGCCGCCGCAGCTGGTCGCGAGCAACGGCCCCTACGCGCTCAACTCCGACGGCAAGACCCTCGCGGTGCTGGTGGCGGGGAAGAAGGTCGCGCTGTACGACCTGTCGTCCGACCAGATGGTCGGTGACCACCGGATCAAGCTGCCCAAGGAGGGGACGGTCCACAAGATCGACTGGACCGGCGACAGCCAGGTGACGCTGCACGTCTCGCAGTACCCGGAGGGCAAGCCGACCAGGATGACGGTCATGCAGCACGACGTGACCTCGGGGGCGACGCGCGTGCGCGACAGCTACTCCATGCTGAAGGACACGTTCGTCTTCGCCGCCTGCGGCGGCTGA
- a CDS encoding RNA 2'-phosphotransferase → MTDRTVRISKYLAKHLRHDPGAIGITLDAQGWVPIDELLDAAARDGFPITRDELSRAVSDNDKQRYAIAGDLIRASQGHSVAVDLGLPPVEPPAILYHGTAPRSLAAIKASGLLPMSRQYVHLSADRATAERVGARRGTPVMLVVASGEMHAGGHEFRVSANGVWLADAVPPEFLRFPG, encoded by the coding sequence ATGACGGACCGGACCGTGCGGATCTCGAAGTACCTCGCCAAACACCTGCGCCATGACCCCGGCGCCATCGGGATCACGCTCGACGCGCAGGGCTGGGTCCCGATCGACGAGTTGCTGGACGCCGCGGCCAGGGACGGCTTCCCCATCACCAGGGACGAGCTCTCCCGGGCGGTCTCCGACAACGACAAGCAGCGGTACGCCATCGCGGGCGACCTGATCAGAGCGAGCCAGGGTCACTCGGTCGCCGTGGATCTCGGTTTGCCGCCCGTCGAGCCTCCCGCGATCCTTTACCACGGGACCGCTCCCCGCAGCCTGGCGGCCATCAAGGCGTCGGGGTTGCTGCCGATGTCGAGGCAGTACGTCCACCTCTCGGCCGACCGCGCCACGGCCGAGCGGGTCGGCGCTCGCCGGGGGACTCCGGTGATGCTGGTCGTCGCCTCGGGGGAGATGCACGCGGGTGGACACGAGTTCAGGGTCAGCGCCAACGGGGTGTGGCTGGCCGACGCCGTCCCGCCGGAGTTCCTCCGCTTTCCCGGCTGA